Proteins encoded in a region of the Prochlorothrix hollandica PCC 9006 = CALU 1027 genome:
- a CDS encoding DUF2079 domain-containing protein — MVSFSGFHILGDHAAFIFYPLALLYRLYADVHWLFAVQAIALGGAAPLVWLLAIQGGLSRSLANTLTLVYLLSPVVFNVNLFDFHSDVIAIPGILGAVLAARSRRIIPFTAWILLILASKAVLSLTLIMVGVWLWCFEQRRICGAIAAGLSTAWFLFSTQVIFPYFTGGEHAAVGRYDYLGDSVLDIGLNLVKNPQIILGHLFQLSSLEYAVLLLIPYVWGLHYRNWVMLIPALPQFVLNLLSDADTQRDLVHQYSVPILPFLVLMVLAALTSDRTWLRRRQLMLGWAVVGFVALAKPGYFWSIYLNQLDTWQATRGAIAAVTTKGGVLTTSNIAPQLSQRSLIRQTLVGQAVEEVDRFDYVVLNGRHPGWGSDQATHQRILDYLVQSNTFEQRYERDEVVVFGRSTPVSTTAAPELGPT; from the coding sequence ATCGTTTCCTTTTCAGGCTTTCATATCCTGGGGGATCATGCGGCCTTTATTTTCTATCCCCTGGCCCTCCTCTATCGCCTCTATGCCGATGTCCACTGGCTGTTTGCTGTCCAGGCCATCGCCCTGGGGGGGGCAGCGCCCTTGGTGTGGTTACTGGCCATCCAAGGGGGATTGTCCCGGAGTTTAGCCAACACCCTGACCCTGGTTTATCTCCTGTCCCCCGTGGTTTTTAATGTCAATCTGTTTGACTTTCACTCCGATGTCATTGCCATCCCTGGCATTTTGGGGGCAGTGCTGGCGGCGCGATCGCGGCGAATTATACCCTTTACGGCCTGGATTCTCTTGATCTTAGCCTCCAAGGCCGTGTTATCCCTGACCTTAATCATGGTGGGGGTGTGGCTCTGGTGTTTTGAACAACGGCGCATCTGCGGGGCGATCGCCGCTGGCCTGAGCACTGCCTGGTTTCTGTTTTCCACCCAGGTTATTTTCCCCTACTTCACCGGGGGAGAACACGCAGCCGTGGGCCGTTACGACTATTTGGGGGATTCTGTCTTAGACATTGGGCTGAATCTGGTGAAAAATCCCCAGATTATCCTAGGGCATCTCTTTCAGCTCTCCAGTCTTGAATATGCTGTACTCTTGCTCATTCCCTATGTGTGGGGATTGCACTACCGAAATTGGGTGATGTTAATTCCCGCCCTGCCCCAGTTTGTCTTAAATTTATTGTCCGATGCCGACACCCAGCGGGATTTAGTCCATCAATATTCCGTGCCGATTTTACCGTTTCTGGTGTTGATGGTCCTGGCAGCCCTGACTTCCGATCGAACCTGGCTGCGCCGCCGCCAACTGATGCTGGGGTGGGCGGTGGTGGGGTTTGTGGCCTTGGCTAAACCGGGCTATTTCTGGAGCATTTACCTCAACCAGTTGGACACCTGGCAGGCCACCCGTGGGGCGATCGCCGCCGTGACCACTAAAGGGGGAGTCTTGACCACCTCCAATATTGCGCCCCAGTTATCCCAACGATCGCTGATCCGCCAAACCTTGGTGGGTCAGGCGGTGGAGGAGGTGGATCGCTTTGATTATGTGGTGCTCAATGGTCGCCATCCCGGTTGGGGCAGTGATCAAGCCACCCACCAACGGATCTTGGATTACCTGGTGCAGTCCAATACCTTTGAGCAGCGCTATGAACGGGATGAGGTAGTGGTGTTTGGGCGATCGACCCCGGTCTCGACGACCGCCGCCCCAGAGCTAGGGCCAACCTAG
- a CDS encoding IS1634 family transposase produces the protein MGVKVENLDHLGIVAGIIDDLGIVEQIDAAVGTAAQSKVSPGQAVKAMILNGLGFVSAPLYLYGKFFEGKAAGHLLGEGITGEMLNDDLLGRVLDRLWRYGVSELFSVIAMRAFQVFGLAPVSYHLDSTSLSVQGQYRAKSEAAEEEPVEEQGEGREEPKPEVSPEGGEESEPAVIEITYGYSRDHRPDLKQFMMDVICSGDGGVPLMLNLGDGNQSDTAVFSQRIAAFRKQWSVEGLFVSDSALYSEENLQALRGLQWLTRVPLRLKAAQEAVSNLSIDAFQGSQTKGYRFATLCSDYGQVQQRWVVFESAVSRQQDLKLLDKQVKKAEAEANRQAKQLSQIEFACAEDAHQAGEQCGKTWRYHQVESVSVTEKAHYPKRGRPKPDEQPQRLSCHATITLTLDTVAVATAQRKAGRFILATNNLDEQALSADDLLKFYKQQLYSERGWRFLKDPLFFTSSVFLKTPRRIMALAMVMTLALMVYTLAERRLRQALHNTQQTVPDQKNKPTQTPTLRWIFQCFQSIHLLWLDEQKLISNLKSFHLQVLALLGPSCQKYYSLP, from the coding sequence ATGGGAGTCAAAGTAGAGAACCTGGATCACCTGGGTATCGTCGCCGGGATCATTGACGACCTGGGTATCGTGGAGCAAATTGACGCGGCGGTGGGGACTGCTGCCCAGTCCAAAGTCAGCCCGGGTCAGGCCGTCAAAGCGATGATTCTGAACGGATTAGGATTTGTGAGCGCCCCCTTGTACCTGTATGGGAAGTTTTTTGAAGGGAAGGCAGCAGGACACCTGCTCGGGGAAGGGATAACAGGGGAGATGCTCAATGATGACCTGCTGGGTCGAGTGCTAGACCGGTTGTGGCGCTATGGGGTGAGTGAGTTGTTCAGCGTGATTGCGATGAGAGCGTTCCAGGTGTTTGGGTTGGCTCCCGTGAGTTATCACTTAGACTCCACGAGTTTATCGGTCCAGGGCCAATACAGAGCGAAGTCAGAAGCAGCGGAGGAGGAGCCGGTAGAGGAGCAAGGGGAAGGGCGAGAAGAGCCGAAGCCAGAGGTCTCCCCCGAGGGAGGAGAGGAGAGCGAACCCGCTGTCATCGAGATTACCTACGGCTATTCTCGGGATCATCGTCCCGACCTGAAACAGTTCATGATGGACGTGATTTGCAGCGGGGACGGGGGAGTGCCCCTGATGCTCAACTTAGGGGATGGGAACCAAAGTGATACCGCCGTGTTCAGTCAGCGGATCGCCGCATTTCGGAAGCAGTGGAGCGTAGAGGGACTGTTTGTGTCAGACAGTGCTCTCTACAGTGAAGAGAACTTACAGGCGCTGAGGGGGTTGCAGTGGTTAACCCGAGTGCCATTGCGCCTGAAAGCAGCCCAGGAAGCCGTGAGCAACCTCAGTATCGATGCCTTCCAAGGGAGTCAGACGAAGGGGTACCGCTTTGCCACCCTCTGTAGTGATTATGGTCAAGTGCAACAACGCTGGGTTGTGTTTGAGTCGGCGGTTTCCCGGCAGCAAGACCTCAAACTGCTGGATAAGCAGGTGAAAAAGGCGGAGGCGGAGGCGAACCGGCAGGCCAAGCAACTGAGCCAGATAGAGTTTGCCTGTGCTGAAGATGCCCATCAAGCGGGAGAGCAGTGCGGCAAGACGTGGCGCTATCATCAGGTGGAGTCTGTCTCTGTCACGGAGAAGGCGCATTATCCCAAACGAGGACGACCCAAGCCCGACGAGCAACCTCAACGCCTCTCCTGTCACGCCACGATTACCCTAACGCTGGATACAGTCGCTGTGGCTACGGCTCAGCGCAAAGCCGGTCGTTTCATCCTGGCAACCAATAACCTAGATGAACAAGCCCTCAGTGCCGATGACTTGCTCAAATTCTACAAACAACAACTGTATTCAGAGCGGGGGTGGCGTTTCCTCAAAGACCCCCTCTTTTTCACCTCCAGTGTCTTTTTGAAGACTCCTCGACGCATCATGGCCTTAGCCATGGTCATGACTCTCGCTTTGATGGTCTATACCTTGGCAGAACGACGGTTGCGACAGGCTTTACACAACACTCAGCAGACCGTTCCTGACCAAAAAAATAAGCCGACCCAAACCCCCACCCTCCGCTGGATTTTCCAGTGTTTTCAGTCCATTCATCTCCTGTGGCTTGACGAACAGAAGCTCATCTCTAACCTCAAGTCGTTTCATCTTCAGGTGTTAGCTCTGTTGGGTCCCTCTTGCCAAAAATATTATTCCCTACCCTGA
- a CDS encoding PP2C family protein-serine/threonine phosphatase, translating into MPKILFPTLKLRNVRLGGDFFDYHWLDENRLRLYLMDAAGHGLRAALFSVSVQNFIKSFSLANQTVDLCDPSQVLQLVNDSFQMADHHDQYVTLWYGIFDRRTQQLTYSSAGHPPAILISPQVYQQLPATGIPIGVLKTTPFPSQTYTVRPGSSLNIFSDGIYELVNLSANANEREQGVGDTGAIAAVTDPDPSSDPSASNSDGGNWPEVPVEPGSAPKIYGLSRFLDLLHIFDTKSNTPLTWLPQEVLHQTGQQHFPDDCSLVQVQFDSWL; encoded by the coding sequence TTGCCAAAAATATTATTCCCTACCCTGAAACTGCGGAATGTGCGATTGGGGGGAGATTTCTTTGATTACCATTGGTTAGATGAAAACCGCCTGCGCCTCTATTTGATGGATGCCGCAGGCCATGGTTTGCGGGCGGCACTGTTTTCGGTGTCGGTACAAAACTTTATTAAGTCGTTTTCGTTAGCCAATCAAACCGTTGATCTCTGCGATCCATCCCAGGTGTTGCAATTGGTTAATGATAGCTTTCAGATGGCAGACCACCATGATCAATATGTGACGCTGTGGTATGGGATTTTCGATCGCCGCACCCAACAGTTAACCTACAGCAGCGCAGGCCACCCCCCCGCCATTCTGATCTCGCCCCAGGTTTACCAGCAATTACCAGCCACGGGAATCCCCATCGGGGTTTTAAAAACCACCCCCTTTCCGTCCCAAACCTACACAGTTCGGCCCGGTAGTAGCCTGAATATTTTTAGTGATGGTATCTATGAACTGGTGAATTTGTCCGCCAACGCAAACGAACGGGAGCAAGGGGTCGGGGATACGGGGGCGATCGCAGCGGTTACGGATCCGGATCCCTCTAGTGATCCCAGTGCCAGTAACTCTGATGGCGGGAACTGGCCAGAGGTGCCCGTGGAACCCGGATCAGCCCCAAAGATCTATGGTTTATCTCGTTTTCTAGATCTTTTACATATCTTTGATACAAAATCAAATACCCCCCTGACATGGCTACCCCAGGAGGTTTTGCACCAAACGGGGCAGCAACACTTTCCCGATGATTGTTCCCTGGTGCAAGTCCAGTTTGACAGTTGGCTATAG
- the thrS gene encoding threonine--tRNA ligase codes for MSPSPEQSTVHLPRTSESDRLKRIRHSTSHVLAMAVQTLFPQAQVTIGPWTETGFYYDFDIDQPFSEADLKAIKKEMDKIIRKKLPMVREEVSREEAQTRIAALGEPYKREILDGIQEPITLYHMGDQWWDLCAGPHIDNTSELDPKAIALETVAGAYWRGDETKAQLQRIYGTAWETPEQLAEYKRRKEEALKRDHRRLGKELGLFLFSDPVGPGLPLWTPKGTVLRSTLEDFLKGEQTKRGYLPVVTPHIGRVDLFKVSGHWQNYKDDMFPMMAEDPVAQLAEQGFVLKPMNCPFHIQIYKNELRSYRELPMRLAEFGTVYRYEQSGELGGLTRVRGFTVDDSHLFVTPDQLAAEFLKVVDLILTVFRSLHLTNFKARLSFRDPESDKYIGSDDAWNKAESAIRNAAETLGMQTFEGIGEAAFYGPKLDFIFQDALEREWQLGTVQVDYNLPERFNLEYVAEDGSRQRPVMIHRAPFGSLERLIGILIEEYVGNFPLWMAPVQVRLLPVTEEFRPFVQDVAAQMQALGIRAEVDHSGDRLGKMVRNAEKQKIPVIAVVGAKEVESQALNLRTRTAGELGALPLAECLDRIHRAIGDRALGL; via the coding sequence ATGTCCCCTTCCCCTGAACAGTCCACGGTTCACCTGCCCCGCACCAGCGAGTCCGATCGCCTCAAGCGGATCCGCCACAGCACCTCCCATGTTTTGGCCATGGCGGTGCAAACCCTCTTTCCCCAGGCGCAGGTGACCATTGGACCCTGGACAGAGACCGGCTTTTACTATGACTTTGACATTGATCAGCCCTTTTCTGAGGCTGACCTCAAGGCCATCAAAAAGGAGATGGACAAGATTATTCGCAAAAAGCTGCCCATGGTGCGGGAAGAGGTGAGCCGAGAGGAAGCCCAGACCCGCATTGCCGCCCTGGGGGAACCCTACAAGCGGGAGATCCTGGATGGCATCCAGGAGCCGATCACCCTCTACCACATGGGGGATCAATGGTGGGATCTCTGTGCCGGTCCCCACATCGACAACACCAGCGAACTGGATCCCAAGGCGATCGCCCTGGAAACCGTGGCCGGTGCCTACTGGCGGGGGGATGAAACCAAGGCCCAACTGCAACGCATCTATGGCACCGCCTGGGAGACCCCGGAGCAATTGGCGGAATATAAGCGGCGCAAGGAGGAAGCCCTCAAGCGGGATCACCGCCGTCTGGGGAAAGAGTTGGGGTTGTTTCTGTTCAGTGACCCCGTGGGTCCGGGGTTGCCCCTCTGGACTCCCAAGGGAACGGTGCTGCGATCGACCCTGGAAGATTTCTTGAAAGGGGAGCAAACCAAGCGGGGTTATTTGCCCGTGGTCACCCCCCACATTGGCCGGGTCGATCTGTTCAAGGTGTCGGGCCACTGGCAGAACTACAAAGACGATATGTTCCCCATGATGGCGGAGGATCCCGTGGCCCAACTGGCGGAGCAGGGGTTTGTGCTGAAGCCCATGAACTGCCCCTTCCACATCCAAATTTATAAAAACGAACTGCGATCGTACCGGGAACTGCCCATGCGGCTGGCGGAGTTCGGCACGGTCTATCGCTACGAACAGTCGGGGGAACTGGGGGGACTGACGCGGGTGCGGGGCTTTACGGTGGATGACTCCCACCTGTTTGTGACCCCGGATCAGTTGGCCGCTGAGTTCCTCAAGGTGGTGGATCTGATCCTGACGGTGTTCCGCAGTTTGCACCTGACCAACTTCAAAGCCCGCCTCAGTTTCCGGGATCCGGAGTCGGATAAGTATATTGGCTCTGATGATGCCTGGAATAAGGCAGAGTCCGCCATTCGCAACGCAGCGGAGACCCTGGGGATGCAAACCTTTGAGGGCATTGGCGAAGCGGCGTTCTATGGTCCGAAGCTGGACTTTATTTTCCAGGATGCCCTGGAGCGGGAGTGGCAGTTGGGGACGGTGCAGGTGGACTATAATCTGCCGGAACGGTTCAATTTAGAGTATGTGGCGGAGGATGGCAGTCGCCAGCGCCCCGTGATGATTCACCGCGCCCCCTTTGGTTCCCTAGAGCGGTTAATCGGCATTTTAATCGAGGAGTATGTGGGCAATTTCCCCCTGTGGATGGCTCCGGTGCAGGTGCGTCTGTTGCCGGTCACCGAGGAGTTTCGCCCCTTTGTCCAGGATGTGGCGGCCCAAATGCAGGCTCTGGGGATCCGGGCGGAAGTGGACCACAGCGGCGATCGCCTGGGCAAGATGGTACGCAATGCGGAAAAACAAAAGATTCCGGTCATTGCGGTGGTGGGCGCTAAGGAAGTGGAGTCCCAAGCCCTGAATCTCCGCACCCGCACGGCTGGGGAGTTGGGGGCGCTGCCCCTGGCGGAGTGTCTCGATCGTATTCACCGGGCCATCGGCGATCGTGCCCTGGGTTTATAA
- a CDS encoding DUF2973 domain-containing protein: MLHLIYLLAFTILAVVALTNLFRNLFAMGSQQRQDPGLNGSNAPRPRQVPHPEFLDDAGNVVNEPLLVMRSVQVEDVRSRLDALYDASPSGLEDSTDEE, encoded by the coding sequence ATGTTACATCTCATTTATCTGTTGGCCTTTACTATCCTGGCGGTGGTGGCCCTGACCAATCTGTTTCGCAATCTGTTTGCCATGGGGTCTCAGCAGCGCCAGGATCCCGGACTCAACGGCTCCAACGCCCCTAGGCCGCGCCAAGTCCCCCATCCTGAGTTTTTGGATGATGCGGGCAACGTGGTCAATGAACCCTTGTTGGTGATGCGATCGGTGCAGGTGGAAGATGTGCGCAGCCGTTTAGATGCCCTCTATGACGCATCTCCCAGCGGCCTGGAGGACAGCACCGACGAGGAATAA
- a CDS encoding glucokinase, with protein MQIIAGDVGGTKTILHLVDVPERPPTFGEEPFRLHTLHQGTYTSAHYPDLAPIVTQFLGEARSAGWKIQAEGACFAIAGPVIHNTCRLTNLDWSLTGNRLAQDLQVPSVELINDFAAVGYGVLGLGEGDLCTLQVGDRDTTAPIAVLGAGTGLGEAFLIRQKAESGDQYQVFASEGGHTSFAPRSTLEFELLQNIQDRHQVERVSVERVVSGQGVVAIYQFLRDCYKRPEDALVAGVLRQWEQEPPTAKTLDPAATIAQSADRDPLCQETLELFITAYGAEAGDMALKLLPYGGLYVAGGIAAKNLALMRSGLFMDAFQAKGRVSGMLDRVPVQIVLNPEVGLIGAALYGSRLTLSRSGQ; from the coding sequence ATGCAGATAATCGCCGGAGACGTGGGGGGAACTAAAACTATTTTGCATCTGGTGGATGTGCCGGAGAGACCACCGACCTTCGGGGAAGAGCCGTTTCGTCTCCACACCTTGCACCAGGGAACCTATACCAGTGCCCATTACCCTGATTTGGCCCCGATCGTGACGCAGTTTTTGGGGGAAGCCCGATCGGCGGGCTGGAAGATCCAAGCCGAGGGAGCCTGTTTTGCCATTGCCGGCCCTGTGATCCATAACACCTGTCGCCTCACCAATTTGGATTGGTCCTTGACGGGAAACCGGCTGGCCCAGGATTTGCAGGTGCCGTCGGTCGAGTTGATCAATGATTTTGCGGCGGTGGGCTATGGGGTCTTGGGGCTGGGGGAGGGAGACCTCTGTACCTTGCAGGTGGGCGATCGCGATACCACCGCCCCCATTGCCGTCCTCGGAGCCGGAACGGGCCTGGGGGAAGCTTTTTTAATCCGCCAGAAGGCAGAATCGGGCGACCAGTACCAGGTGTTTGCCTCGGAGGGGGGCCACACCAGTTTTGCGCCGCGATCGACCCTAGAATTTGAGCTATTGCAGAATATCCAGGATCGCCACCAGGTGGAGCGGGTGTCCGTGGAGCGGGTGGTGTCGGGCCAGGGGGTGGTGGCGATCTACCAGTTTTTGCGGGATTGCTACAAGCGCCCGGAGGATGCCCTGGTGGCGGGGGTGTTGCGCCAGTGGGAACAGGAACCCCCCACCGCCAAGACCCTGGATCCCGCCGCCACCATCGCCCAATCCGCCGATCGCGATCCCCTCTGCCAGGAAACCCTGGAACTGTTCATCACCGCCTATGGGGCGGAGGCGGGGGACATGGCCCTGAAGCTGCTGCCCTATGGGGGGCTGTATGTGGCGGGGGGCATTGCGGCTAAAAATCTGGCTTTGATGCGATCGGGGCTGTTTATGGATGCGTTCCAGGCCAAGGGGCGGGTCAGTGGGATGCTGGATCGGGTGCCGGTGCAGATCGTCCTCAACCCAGAGGTGGGCCTGATTGGAGCCGCTCTGTATGGGTCACGCTTAACCCTTAGTCGATCGGGGCAATAA